The sequence TGTCAATACAGGTAAGTAGAGAACCTTGGCCTTGCAACGGATATAAATGGTAAGCTTTAGATTAAATGTATTGATTAGACCATGCATGCTGTGTTTAAATGCTTTTCCTGTCTTCTGGAAAGTACTCAGACTGAGGATAGCAGAGCACATTAGGTGGAGGGAAAATGCTCTAGTAGTACATTTTCACTCATGTAGCTTTTTCATCAAAGATTTGTTTGATTGAAAATGGACTGCTCTACAAATCCATGTCAAGTTAgactttataatataatataatcactTTAGAAAATTGAATCTTTTAAAGAAACACTGTTCATGTGCACAATTTCTGCCATGATGCTATTAGTAGTAGCAAGGCAATCTTAAAAGTTAGGCTCCATCAACCCTCAACTCTATTTCTGACCTAATGGACAATTTTTCATGGGTAGTTTTATAGGATCTGAGAAAGATTTATAAAAAATGGTAGATTTTAATGGAAAAAGGCCTACTCAAACATCTCAACTGATATTATACAGGCATTTCTAAGTTTACCCATCAGATCCATAAGCTTTCTTACTGCTATCTTTGATTGAAGGCTTATTTAAGAACTGCAAGAATAACTCTTAAAGAGTTAAACCATTTTCTATGTTGATTTATGCATCACGGTAAGTGAGcgaatatttaatgtaatttttacatagtaaaacaaatgtaataagcAATCAATACTTGATTCTGCACCAATACTGTATTAAAAGTATGGCCAGACCAAATGTCATCAGTTAATGGAACATTTATAAGCTCAAATCAATGGGAGAAGACTGCAGCTTTTGTACATTTGCAAATTGAGCATTTCCAGGAGAAGTTTTATGAGGTTTGTAATATTATAGGCTTGGAATATAAATactagatttttacagtttcttaagaaaatgtgcattgctatgtggttgctagagtgttaggGGTAGTTAGCGTGCTTATCAAGGAAGCTGCTACTTTGTCAGCAAAATAACAAACACCTGAATGTAACCTTCCTCTTAATACAGTCATAATCCACGCTGCCATGCTTTACCACTCATCTTCATTACACTGAGTGATACAGGGCAGTTGGCAGAGTTCAGGATATAAAGTTGTTGTTGTGTGACATCAGCCAACCATTTTTCTGTTATTAGGTCTTTCTAGAACTCTGTTCAGACTCTTGTCTTCTTCTAGATTTCACTAGCAGGCATCAGAAAATATGTTCTTTGTGAAGGGGGCTAAAACAACAAGAGTCACCCAGGAAAAAAGGTGTGTATACCTGTTCTACTCGTGAGATGGTATAGGTATAACACCAATTGGAGTGCCTGCAACTATATTCACAATTTAGCAGACAGACttgagtgccttattgcttttataaatcaACAACTTCATACAAGAAAATGTATGAAGTGCCATCCACCCACATACGTTGGCCCCTATGGCTTCTGCACAGTCATGTACACAGTGAGTGACTTTGCAGAAGCCATAGGGGCCGACATATGTGGGTGGATGGCACTTCatacattttcttaataaaattaTGTTTCAAAGAACATTTGTGTCCATAATGTGGGTGGATGGCAATGTCGGCCCCTATGGCTTCTGCACAGTCATGTACACAGTGAGTGAACTTGCTTTTtgtgtattgaccaatcagaatccaaGACCTGATTCATCTGTTTTATAAATGTCATTAGCAGTGGCTCAAATCAGAGTTTCTTGAAAGTGCAATAAAGAGcaaaatatatgtacagtatgtacagttcATGTTTTGGGATTCTTTGTTTCCTTTTGGACTTCTTGTCCTAGGATAATTCATAAGAGTCTTTGGGGAAATGAGCTGAAGGACAAGAGAAGAACAGAAACTGCTCTGAAGGCTGGGGAGGACAGGGCTATACTGCTGGGGCTGGGGATGGTGCTCAGCTCTGTTATGATGTACTTTGTCATCTGCATCACCATGGTGCGTGCTTACGCAGACAGGTAGTGTTATAATATGTCTAATTCAATATTAACTGCTTGTATTAATCATCAGTCTCTAAGTGAGACAGTATCTTCCCCACTGGAGATCAATTTGTTATCAGAGTTTTAcacaatttcaaatgttttttgtttttcagtttattaATTTCAATCACCTATTAGATATCATTTGTTTGAACTATGATGAGTGATTTTGTttgatggggcggctgtggctcagatggtagagcaggtcggccaccaattgcagggttggtggttcaaatcccagcccacatggctccacatgctgaagtgtccttgggcaagacactgaaccccaagttgctctcaatggcaggctagcgcgttgcatggcagctctgctgccattggtgtgtgaatgtgagtgtggatgggtgactgggacacagtgtaaagtgctttggtaacctctaaggttaataaaaaagtgctatataagtgcagaccatttaccatgatgAGGTCACATACCCacagttccattttatttagaaaatttgctagttttcagtttcagagcatcattgtttacaaagtgtgcggtaatggagagcgtttttgaaatgttttgtttttggtgaggGAAAATACCATTCTTGTGTGCcgttcaaattaaaatgtattagtgtggatgtggccttacactcgtttccacctggtattatgatGCGTCTAGGGttatccgatcacatgtggtcaggtgagtcACCGCTGTTTACAGCTGATCactaaatgtgtctcctgtgaccatttgtgtttggatttggggggactctgtttcatgatgacatacataaatcactatgtcagtgtgttactgcatgatattaaagtgcaacaaagtcaAAGAAAGTGCGAAAAAACAGTGCACTGTTTCCCCATATGCGGTTAAAATTTAATCGAAGCACAAaagcaacatgtcaagcagaattatcggttattttagtggattacctgtattaaaggagctttgAGTGTTTGTGCTtatcatctgtgttgatatcagacacactatagaagatccgtgaagctctcGTGAGTCTGTATGTATCCACTTTTTCAAATTTCCTCTTAAAGCTCGTAACCAGCAAAGTTTTAACACTTGTTTTAGTGCAACGGtttattgacaggtgaggggtggatCTTCACTGCTGCCGGGATGCATAAAggatggattagcatttacatattaaatgcgatgttgaccacattcatatgttgtttttgtgatccaataacaaaacgttttagaccttGTTTAgactgtatttagggctgaccatgtgattggatcacccaaaatgcatcttaatgccaggtggaaacagggtctaTGACTTAAAACTTTGTCTCTCCACCTAAAAGTGTATACCGGTATACTTAATTtgcttctctttctttttcttaaagcGTATTGACAGATGAGACCACCTGCACTTTTCTAAACTCCACACTCACAAAGGATATCAATTGTTCATACAGCTGCGGCTCAGACTGCTGGAAAATCTCTAAGTACCCCTGTCTGCAGGTCTATGTCAGCCTGAATGCAACTGGACGCATTGGACTACTATCTCACAATGAGGAGATGCTGGATGTCAGCACTGAGGTGAAGCCCCCACTGAGGAGTAATCCAAGTCTCAATGGAGATCATTAACTTTGGGATATAAATCCTACCATaggaaacataaaaacaaaaacataataactTAGCTTTTCCTAGACAGCAGTGAGACTAAGACACCATTTCCACCAGGTTTTAAGATGTGGTCAGCCCAAAAAACAGGTCTAAATGGGgtttaaaacgttttgtgattggactacaaaaaccacatctgaatgtggtcaaaaatgcatgtcaccacatcacatttgaggtgtaaatgctaatatgtactgtatgcatcctggcagcagcgaagcgccacccctcacctgtcaataaaCCGAAAATTAAAAGAAACGGATGCATACAATCACAACAGTTTCACGGAtattctttagtgtgtctgatattaaCACAGATGACAATCACAAACACtcgaagctcctttaatacaggtaatacactaaaataatgcataattctgcttgacatgttgcgtttATGCTAAGATTAAATTTCAACCGCTTCTGGAGAAAACACTACACCAATTTTTTCAagatttctttgtcttttctgactttgttacgctttattatcatgcagtaacacactgacatagtgattgatgtatgccaTCATGAAACTATACATTTCTGTACTCTTACAGAATGATgacaacaaacattttttgttttctgttttagtAGAAATGTctaagacaaagttgatactaatattaaatattaactgAGACCTCCAATGTTTCCTGAGCTTTGAAAGAGCAACCCCTTAACAATAAAAATGCACCCAAGATATCAAAATGCATCCAATGATAGCAAAATAGTATAGCATTGATTTGATAAATTATGGCTCAAAGCTTCAGTGTCACAGtggacaaaaaagaaaagaaaaataaaaaagattcatTTTGTTTTTCCGCAGTGTTTTTATGTGCCAAAATGCCAGAAGGACCACACAGCCCTGCGTGTTCTGATCCAGAATATTTCTGAACATCTAAAGATGCACCAGCAGGTCACGTGTTACCATGACTCCAGTGAGCATCAGGGCAGCATCCTTCTGAACCGCTTGTATGGAAGCACTTCAGTATTCCACTCTCTCTTCTGGCCCTCCAGCATGCTGTCTGGAGGAACCCTAATCATCCTTATGGTCAAGCTCACTCGATACCTCTCCATACTGTGTGAACAAATTGGCAAAGTCCCAAAGTGAAAGGGGCTCTGTGATTGACAGACTTAATCAAGTGGATTGAGAAACTTTTATTTCTCTGAGTGATTTTTCAGCCTACTACTGTTTGAGGATTTACTGGAAACTGGTATGTTAGTTTTCCAGACTGTGCTGTTGTAGTCACAACTAAGATTTCTCTGAAGTGATGCTCCATTCTAGAAGTTTGTGCTGTTTGGGGAAGGCCATTATCAAAGCTTTAATTGGCAATTGTTAAAGACCCCATGGAATGGCTTGATGAGCACAGTTtcctttcctgtgttgacatagttcctattgaaacaggatgtTTGGGCAAGAAACATCAAAGGCCttgttccttcttttttttttttttttaaatagccaataggcttcgTTACATCACAATCATATTAAGATTCATATCACTGATGATctaatgtacaattattatgttttatttgtttggagaggcttttggacacaaatataacttatttttggACTGCTATGGCTTTTGtgtgctttgtcgtatcaacacattTTACTCAGTTATAGGTGACATGATTggcaacaaaacaaaagcagtttgtcAGAGCTACCTTATTCCAATTATTAGAattatataatgtcaaattataaaattataaaaaaaagttattttttggcTCATGATTTTTTGTggggatcagatgacttcatctgaAAATATTTGGTAATTTTTCAGCATTATGGAGCGCTAAACCAGTCCTATTTGGATTCAAAATGCTTCAACAacaggtggaagt comes from Xyrauchen texanus isolate HMW12.3.18 chromosome 9, RBS_HiC_50CHRs, whole genome shotgun sequence and encodes:
- the kcnmb2 gene encoding calcium-activated potassium channel subunit beta-2; the encoded protein is MFFVKGAKTTRVTQEKRIIHKSLWGNELKDKRRTETALKAGEDRAILLGLGMVLSSVMMYFVICITMVRAYADSVLTDETTCTFLNSTLTKDINCSYSCGSDCWKISKYPCLQVYVSLNATGRIGLLSHNEEMLDVSTECFYVPKCQKDHTALRVLIQNISEHLKMHQQVTCYHDSSEHQGSILLNRLYGSTSVFHSLFWPSSMLSGGTLIILMVKLTRYLSILCEQIGKVPK